A genomic stretch from Sphingobacterium sp. ML3W includes:
- a CDS encoding sigma-70 family RNA polymerase sigma factor: MKYTSEKELLEDFLKGEEQACAQVYNRYFSRICLYASSFVDETKEAEDIAEEGFIRLWQGKRNFESLAHLKAALYQTTRRVGLNHQTARQRRVNRVDVYAAQQHQDQNSHLQEIVYAEAMAELYDAVQKLPPKAREIIQLTYLEGNSNQEVADLLNINIQTVKNQKMRALSLLRQYLTRDSFNYLLSLIVLFGKF; this comes from the coding sequence ATGAAATATACGAGCGAAAAAGAACTGCTTGAAGACTTCCTAAAAGGGGAGGAGCAGGCTTGTGCGCAGGTATACAACCGTTATTTCAGTCGAATTTGTTTATATGCTTCCAGCTTTGTGGATGAAACCAAAGAAGCGGAGGATATCGCTGAGGAGGGGTTTATTCGATTATGGCAAGGAAAACGTAATTTTGAGAGTTTGGCACATTTAAAAGCGGCACTGTATCAGACGACACGACGCGTGGGGCTCAACCATCAGACCGCACGCCAGCGCAGAGTGAATCGTGTGGACGTGTATGCGGCGCAGCAACATCAGGATCAAAACTCCCATCTTCAAGAAATTGTTTATGCCGAAGCCATGGCTGAATTGTATGATGCCGTTCAGAAGCTTCCGCCCAAAGCCCGTGAAATTATTCAGCTGACCTACCTGGAAGGAAATAGCAATCAGGAAGTAGCAGACCTCTTGAATATCAATATACAAACGGTGAAAAATCAGAAAATGCGTGCGTTAAGTCTTCTCAGACAATATTTAACACGAGATTCTTTCAATTATCTTCTGTCATTAATCGTACTTTTTGGAAAATTTTAA